The DNA window GATAGGCGACTGATAGGTTTCCTAGGTTAGTTGGGCAAATATCTGGGCAGAAGGTATAGCCAAAATAGGCTAAAACTAACTTGCCTTTAAAATCAGAAAGTGAAACTTCGCCTTTTGGTGAGAGTAACGTAAAGTCGCCTCCAGGTGGGGCCTCTAAGCTAATTCTATTGGCATTTTTGTGGCTGTCTGATTTAGGCTCCAGCATATAAATTAATGCATAGCTGCCGGCTAAAAAAATACCAAAAGCGAGGGTGAGCATTAAAAAAGCACGGTTTAATCTATGTTGTGGCATAGTGGTTCTCCAAATTTATCAATCCAGTTATTCTACTAGAACTTGGCTTCAATTCGTGCCCAAATATTTCGACCTGGCTCCATCACTTTAAATACATTGCCTGTTGAGGGGTCGGTGCGGTTGACATGGTTAAAGTAAGCCTTATCGGTTAGGTTATCAATGCCTGCTTGGAGCATAAGCATTTTGTTAAGCTGATAACCACCATAGACATCCAAGGTTTGCCAAGCATCGGTGGTCGGCTCACCATAGTCGCTATCCACCTTGGTTTGTTTGGTAGCGAAGTTAGCGCGGGTGGCGGCATACCAGTTCGTTTGGTCATATTGCAAGCTAACTTGACCATTCAACGGAGCTATATTGTTCAGGTTGCGGTTATCAGTGGTGTTTTTGCCTTGGGTGTAGGCTAGATTACCGCTGACTAACCAGGCCTGGTTAAGGCGATAGTCAATATCGAATTCAGCGCCATAGATTTCGGCATCGATATTGACGTACCCCTGACCTGAATGGATCAGCTTTGTTTGGTTTGCGGCATGATCACGCAAAATATAGTCAGTAACTCGGTCGAAATAGATATTCGCTGACCAGTTTAAGTTTGAACTGGTTTGATCTAGACCCAAATCAAATTGCAGGTGTTTTTCCGGTTTTAAATCCGGGTTACCTGTCCAGTCGGCACGCGCCATAAAACGTTCAGTTTCATCGGCGGTACGCGTGGTCAGACTCAAACCACCAAACCAATTTAAGCCCGCATCAAGTTGTTGTTGATAACGTAGTAGTGCATTCCAATTGGTTTCGGTGATTTTGGTATCACCGGAATAGTTTTGATTGGCTGCCGCATAGCGATCAATTGGCTTTCTGGGTTGAGGGGCCATCATAGTATTGTCCGGTGCTTTATTGGCATCCTTCGCTTCAGCTGTCACATTGTCCACACGTACGCCATAGATTAGGTTTTGATTTGAGGATAGTGAGGTATTGGCTTCAACAAACACACTGTTTTGCTCGGTGGAAGTATTAGGCCACATTAAAAATTGTGATCTATTGTACTGAGGTGTATTTGGTGTTCGATTAAACAGGGTCGCTTGTTTTTCAATGGTTTGTAGCAAAACTCCGAAGTCTATATGGGTGCTATTGAATTCTGAGCTCAGCTTGAGTTTGCCGCCCTGAGTGGTGACGGCTGTTGGTACTTCGCTTCTTGTTGCATTATTGGGTCTTAAACTGAAGTTGTTCATGACATGATCGACCTTAGAGTGGTAAATCTGCAGATCAAGTGCTTGCACAGGACCGTTAAAGTTTTTGCCTTGGTAGCTTAAACGTGTCATGCTGCCATCTGAAACCGGTGCGTCCATGCCTGCTCCTTGAAATAAAGCATCTGACGTATTCGCGATTTCATGCGATAACTTAAGGTGATGATCCTCAGAGGGTGTCCAACCAAGGGTGATATGGCCTTGCGTGGTTTGATAGCTAGAGCGCACTTCATCGCCATTGCCATCCTTGTAATTGTCGGCATCCTTATAAGCACCTTGCAAGCGAATATAGCCTTGCTCACCGCCGGCGGCCATTTCTGCACCCAAATCACGGGTTAAACCATTTGAATTGGTGGTGGCGTGAACTTTGCCGCTATAGGCTTTGCCCGCTTCAAACTCAGGTATGCCGCGTTCAAGCAACACTGTGCCGCCTGTGCCGCCCACACCGTATTGTAAGGATTGCACACCTTTGATAACGGTAATGCTATCGAAGCTGGAAAGCTCTGAATAGGCGGTTGGTGGGTCCATTCGATTGGGGCAGCCGCCTTCAATTTTACCGCCATCAATCAACACATTCACCGCCGATTGGCCCTGACCACGTATCAATATATCTAAGCCATGGCCGCCCAAACGTTGGGCATCGACGCCTGAAAATTGGCGGAGTATAGCACCGCTTTCTGAGTTGCCCGTGGATTCTAATAGGTTTTCGACTGGGTAACTATTTTTAGCGGCTTGATCGGCGACGACTTCAATCGGTAATAATGAGTTGTTGGCAGCCACTCCATTGGAGGCAATCAAGGCGAGAATGGCAATATTAAGTTTAGAACGATGCATCATAACGGACTCCACTAGAATTAATAGAAACAAGCTTAAATTTTAGTGGGATGCTAGCGAAAGAGTATTGAGATAGTATTGAGATGTTTAGCTAAGGTGACCCCGAGGGGCACCTTGTAGAGGTTTAATGAGCAATAAGGCTTCTCAGCATCCAAGCATTTTTTTCGTGAATCTGCATGCGCTGCGTGAGTAGGTCAAGGGTTGGCTCATCACTAGCTTCGCCGGCGATTTTACTGATTTCTCTTGCTGTTTTGGTTACGGCTTCCTGACCGAGGATAAGATTTTTGATCATTTCTTCTGCAGTGGGTGTAGCGGTCTCTTCTTTGATTTGGCTCAGTTGACTAAAGGCTTGGAAAGAACCGGGCGCTTTTTCTCCTAGCGCTCGAATGCGTTCAGCGATCTCGTCAACAGCGGTAAAGAGTTCGGTATATTGCTCTTCGAACATGGTGTGGAGTGTTTGGAACATGGGGCCTGTTACATTCCAGTGGTAATTGTGGGTTTTTAAAAACAAGATGTAAGAGTCAGCCAGTAACTGAGATAGTCCGTTGGCGATGGCTTTACGATTTACTTCACTAATACCAATATTAATATCCATTTTTAAATTCCTTTTTTGTAGCTAAGAAGAAAATTCAATGTCTATACTAATTGATTTTCTATTAGTTTGTGTTGGTTGTTTTTAAATGTGTGATTGATTTTGTTTATCAGTCAAGATAGATGCAGGTCTTTGCGCGAGTCCCTGATTCCTGCAAAAAGGTTTACCAGCCATGAATAATGTTTTTTTGCCATTCGATATTTTGGGCGTCGCCAAGAATACATAGGCTATCGAAGCGCATTGGGTGGTGTTCAAATTGGCGGTTTTTGAGCAGGAAGAACTGAGCGCACCGAACCAGTCTTTTTTGCTTTGTGGGTGTGATAAATTCACTAGGATGACCATAGAGCGTATTTTGCCGGAATTTTACTTCAATAAAAGCTAGGGTCTGTTGGTCCAATGCAATCAGGTCTATCTCTCCCCCTTTGCAATAAAAGTTTTTTGCTAATATTTTCATGCCATGAGCCGCAATAAATTCGGCGGCCTGGTTTTCATAGTCCTTTCCAATATGCTTGCTATTCAACC is part of the Thiomicrospira microaerophila genome and encodes:
- a CDS encoding TonB-dependent copper receptor produces the protein MMHRSKLNIAILALIASNGVAANNSLLPIEVVADQAAKNSYPVENLLESTGNSESGAILRQFSGVDAQRLGGHGLDILIRGQGQSAVNVLIDGGKIEGGCPNRMDPPTAYSELSSFDSITVIKGVQSLQYGVGGTGGTVLLERGIPEFEAGKAYSGKVHATTNSNGLTRDLGAEMAAGGEQGYIRLQGAYKDADNYKDGNGDEVRSSYQTTQGHITLGWTPSEDHHLKLSHEIANTSDALFQGAGMDAPVSDGSMTRLSYQGKNFNGPVQALDLQIYHSKVDHVMNNFSLRPNNATRSEVPTAVTTQGGKLKLSSEFNSTHIDFGVLLQTIEKQATLFNRTPNTPQYNRSQFLMWPNTSTEQNSVFVEANTSLSSNQNLIYGVRVDNVTAEAKDANKAPDNTMMAPQPRKPIDRYAAANQNYSGDTKITETNWNALLRYQQQLDAGLNWFGGLSLTTRTADETERFMARADWTGNPDLKPEKHLQFDLGLDQTSSNLNWSANIYFDRVTDYILRDHAANQTKLIHSGQGYVNIDAEIYGAEFDIDYRLNQAWLVSGNLAYTQGKNTTDNRNLNNIAPLNGQVSLQYDQTNWYAATRANFATKQTKVDSDYGEPTTDAWQTLDVYGGYQLNKMLMLQAGIDNLTDKAYFNHVNRTDPSTGNVFKVMEPGRNIWARIEAKF
- a CDS encoding Dps family protein, with the protein product MDINIGISEVNRKAIANGLSQLLADSYILFLKTHNYHWNVTGPMFQTLHTMFEEQYTELFTAVDEIAERIRALGEKAPGSFQAFSQLSQIKEETATPTAEEMIKNLILGQEAVTKTAREISKIAGEASDEPTLDLLTQRMQIHEKNAWMLRSLIAH
- a CDS encoding YraN family protein, with amino-acid sequence MNSKHIGKDYENQAAEFIAAHGMKILAKNFYCKGGEIDLIALDQQTLAFIEVKFRQNTLYGHPSEFITPTKQKRLVRCAQFFLLKNRQFEHHPMRFDSLCILGDAQNIEWQKNIIHGW